The following coding sequences lie in one Halomonas sp. 'Soap Lake #6' genomic window:
- a CDS encoding MFS transporter produces MRLFETRPGDDGLPGPERALAVLALVTGTLMAVVDTTMINLALPTIAADLNVSASRAVWITNLFQVVCAAFLLVFAGISELITRRRLYLFGLATFVVAALGAALSRNLETLLVFRALQGLGAAATLSIGPSLYRAIFPSRLLGSALGLSALVVAGGYAAGPTLSGVILSFADWPWLFAMNVPLGICSLWLASRALPRDKPRQGSFDIQGAFLSMLMLASFFIAMDAIGHAAPLWQSGGWALLAVLACYLFIKRQRRAPYPLLPLSVFEEKRFTLAVSASGLAFIGQGLTFVALSFFYQEQMGFSPLETAWLFTPWPLAIMVVGPLAGRLADRFNPSLLSSTGLVLLIIGLVALALVDESTGVAGSLWRTALCGIGFGLFQPPNNREMMGSLPPERSANVSGVMSTTRTVGQSFGVALVGAALALGLPIQVTLWLGAGTTLLALVASLSRISHAQRALVERRASSVGK; encoded by the coding sequence ATGCGACTGTTTGAAACCCGCCCAGGTGACGATGGCCTGCCAGGGCCAGAGCGTGCGCTGGCGGTATTAGCGTTGGTCACCGGAACGCTGATGGCGGTGGTTGATACCACTATGATCAATTTGGCCCTTCCAACCATTGCCGCTGACCTAAATGTATCCGCCTCTAGAGCCGTATGGATTACCAACTTATTTCAGGTCGTGTGTGCGGCGTTCCTGTTGGTGTTTGCTGGTATTAGTGAGCTCATTACCCGCAGGCGGCTCTATTTATTTGGCTTAGCCACTTTTGTCGTGGCGGCACTTGGCGCGGCACTTTCGCGTAATTTAGAAACGCTGCTGGTGTTTCGCGCCCTGCAAGGGTTGGGGGCGGCGGCTACGCTCTCCATCGGGCCGTCGCTGTATCGGGCGATTTTTCCGTCGCGATTGCTGGGTAGTGCACTTGGTTTAAGCGCTCTCGTTGTTGCCGGAGGTTACGCGGCTGGCCCCACGTTGAGTGGGGTGATCCTTTCATTTGCTGACTGGCCTTGGCTATTTGCGATGAATGTCCCGCTGGGGATTTGCTCATTGTGGCTTGCCAGCCGAGCGTTACCGCGGGATAAACCGCGCCAGGGTAGTTTTGATATCCAAGGCGCTTTTCTTTCCATGCTGATGCTGGCCAGTTTCTTTATTGCTATGGATGCCATTGGCCACGCCGCACCGCTATGGCAAAGCGGTGGTTGGGCGCTACTGGCCGTACTGGCTTGTTACCTCTTCATAAAACGCCAGCGCCGCGCACCTTACCCGTTACTGCCCCTTAGCGTGTTTGAGGAAAAGCGTTTTACCCTGGCAGTCTCGGCATCAGGCTTGGCCTTCATTGGCCAAGGGCTGACGTTTGTGGCTCTGTCATTTTTCTATCAGGAGCAGATGGGGTTCTCGCCGCTGGAAACCGCGTGGTTGTTCACCCCGTGGCCGCTGGCGATTATGGTGGTGGGGCCGCTAGCGGGGCGTTTGGCTGACCGTTTCAATCCAAGCCTGTTATCCAGCACCGGGCTTGTACTGCTGATCATAGGCTTGGTAGCGCTGGCGCTGGTGGATGAGTCTACTGGTGTGGCGGGCAGCCTGTGGCGTACGGCCCTGTGCGGTATTGGTTTTGGGTTGTTTCAACCGCCTAATAATCGCGAGATGATGGGGAGTCTGCCGCCCGAGCGCAGCGCCAACGTGTCGGGCGTGATGAGTACTACTCGCACCGTTGGGCAGTCATTCGGCGTAGCGCTAGTGGGAGCCGCTCTAGCACTTGGCTTGCCTATTCAAGTGACACTTTGGCTGGGGGCAGGCACTACGTTGCTTGCATTAGTAGCTAGCCTTTCGCGTATATCGCATGCCCAGCGTGCCCTTGTTGAGCGGAGGGCATCGTCTGTTGGCAAGTAA
- the ftsY gene encoding signal recognition particle-docking protein FtsY, with product MFGFFKRKKKHDSQQESQENQQPLEQQDQQVSEQATADVASQHEPIGAQAEVDTPSDEQITEEKIAPAEVEITPVDVEVAREVPAPDAAPEPEPEPEPEPEPEPEPEPEPEPEPEPEPEPEPEPEPEPEPEPEPEPEPIAAPKPALQEKPVAEQGEKKGWFARIKSGLGKTRANLTDGIADLFLGKKQIDDELLEDLETQLLMADVGIEATSEIIERLEARVSRKELNNPEALYRGLQEELAAMLAPVATPLSFEKESDGPFVILVVGVNGVGKTTTIGKLTQRFQREGKSVMLAAGDTFRAAAVEQLKVWGERNSVPVIAQHTGADSASVIYDAVAAAKARGVDVLIADTAGRLHNKSHLMEELKKVHRVMQKLDSTAPHEVMLVLDAGTGQNAISQASTFNEAVPISGITLTKLDGTAKGGIIFALAKQLETPIRFIGVGEGLDDLRPFNADDFVNALFDRHGDDNHA from the coding sequence ATGTTTGGTTTTTTTAAGCGCAAGAAAAAGCACGACTCTCAGCAAGAGTCACAAGAAAATCAACAACCACTAGAACAGCAGGATCAACAGGTCAGTGAGCAGGCCACCGCTGATGTGGCCTCTCAGCATGAGCCGATTGGTGCCCAGGCTGAAGTGGATACTCCAAGTGATGAGCAAATCACTGAAGAAAAAATTGCGCCAGCAGAAGTAGAGATCACGCCAGTAGACGTAGAGGTTGCAAGAGAAGTGCCCGCGCCTGACGCTGCGCCAGAGCCAGAGCCAGAGCCAGAGCCAGAGCCAGAGCCAGAGCCAGAGCCAGAGCCAGAGCCAGAGCCAGAGCCAGAGCCAGAGCCAGAGCCAGAGCCAGAGCCAGAGCCAGAGCCAGAGCCAGAGCCAGAGCCAGAGCCAGAGCCGATAGCTGCTCCCAAACCTGCTTTACAAGAGAAGCCGGTGGCCGAGCAAGGTGAGAAAAAAGGCTGGTTTGCGCGTATTAAATCAGGCCTGGGTAAAACCCGTGCCAATCTTACTGATGGTATCGCTGACCTGTTTTTAGGTAAAAAGCAGATCGACGATGAACTGCTTGAGGATCTCGAAACCCAGCTATTGATGGCTGATGTGGGTATTGAAGCCACTAGTGAAATTATCGAACGGCTTGAGGCTAGGGTATCGCGCAAAGAGTTAAACAATCCCGAAGCGCTGTATCGCGGTTTGCAGGAGGAGCTAGCGGCAATGCTGGCACCTGTGGCCACGCCGCTTAGCTTTGAAAAAGAGAGCGACGGCCCCTTTGTGATTTTAGTGGTAGGGGTCAACGGTGTGGGTAAAACCACCACCATTGGTAAGCTTACCCAGCGTTTCCAACGTGAAGGGAAAAGCGTCATGCTGGCGGCAGGCGATACCTTCCGTGCAGCGGCTGTTGAACAGCTTAAAGTATGGGGCGAGCGGAACAGCGTGCCGGTGATTGCCCAGCACACAGGGGCTGATAGTGCCTCGGTTATTTATGACGCGGTGGCCGCGGCAAAAGCGCGCGGCGTGGACGTACTGATCGCTGATACTGCCGGACGGCTGCACAACAAGAGCCACTTGATGGAAGAGCTGAAAAAAGTCCATCGTGTAATGCAAAAGCTAGATAGCACGGCACCCCATGAAGTGATGCTGGTGTTGGATGCAGGCACTGGGCAAAACGCTATTTCCCAGGCCAGTACCTTTAATGAAGCTGTGCCCATTAGTGGTATTACCCTAACTAAGCTGGATGGTACTGCTAAAGGCGGCATTATTTTCGCCCTGGCCAAGCAGCTGGAAACGCCGATTCGCTTTATTGGTGTGGGCGAGGGGCTGGATGATCTACGTCCTTTTAATGCGGATGACTTCGTCAACGCGCTGTTTGACCGGCATGGGGACGATAACCACGCATGA
- the ftsX gene encoding permease-like cell division protein FtsX, whose protein sequence is MKRAVTPRTKGAAPKSKRQPAKSPSESPAERRGARSQQTRFTSRLRAWGRHHRAMAIDSLYRLVRHPVGNLLTMLAIAIALVLPAALWLTLDSAKLLDAELEESATLTVYLETAVDIAQAARIEEAVGAEEDVVQTRLISAEQGMAEFQQSLGLDDALAGLEDNPLPASIVIYPQSVDPSSMEQLAQRLEAFTGVDEVRVDLAWVERLRHLANLGRRVALALGALFGLGVLLVVGNTIRLAVESRRREIEVVMLIGATHAFVRRPFLYSGAWYGFGGGLLALGLLGLGNHWLAMPVAALAASYGASFVLPQLDMAGSTILLSCSTLLGWLGAWLAVTRHLSSISPR, encoded by the coding sequence ATGAAGCGCGCTGTTACACCCCGAACGAAAGGTGCTGCCCCCAAAAGCAAACGCCAGCCGGCCAAGTCACCCAGTGAATCGCCTGCCGAGCGTCGCGGTGCGCGTTCACAGCAAACGCGCTTTACCAGCCGGCTGCGTGCTTGGGGGCGCCACCACCGGGCGATGGCTATCGACAGCCTTTATAGGCTTGTGCGCCACCCTGTGGGCAATTTATTGACGATGCTGGCGATTGCGATTGCACTGGTACTGCCCGCAGCACTATGGCTCACGCTAGATAGTGCCAAGTTGCTGGATGCGGAGTTGGAAGAGAGCGCTACGCTAACGGTGTATCTGGAAACTGCAGTGGACATTGCCCAGGCAGCGCGTATTGAGGAGGCCGTTGGGGCGGAAGAGGATGTTGTGCAGACCCGTTTGATTAGCGCAGAACAGGGTATGGCGGAGTTTCAGCAGTCGTTAGGGCTAGATGATGCCCTGGCAGGGCTTGAGGATAACCCGTTGCCTGCCAGTATCGTGATCTACCCACAAAGCGTTGACCCTTCCTCCATGGAGCAACTGGCCCAGCGGCTTGAAGCATTTACTGGTGTTGATGAAGTGCGGGTCGACTTAGCCTGGGTGGAGCGCTTGCGCCACTTGGCAAACCTTGGTCGTCGCGTTGCGCTTGCTCTAGGAGCGCTATTTGGGCTGGGGGTATTGCTGGTAGTGGGCAATACGATTCGACTCGCCGTAGAAAGCCGACGGCGGGAAATAGAAGTGGTCATGCTAATTGGAGCTACCCATGCCTTTGTTCGCCGGCCGTTTTTGTACAGTGGTGCCTGGTATGGCTTTGGTGGCGGTTTGCTAGCCTTGGGGTTATTGGGGCTTGGTAACCACTGGCTTGCGATGCCTGTTGCGGCGTTGGCGGCAAGCTATGGGGCTAGTTTTGTATTGCCGCAATTAGATATGGCAGGCTCTACAATTCTGTTATCTTGCAGTACACTACTGGGTTGGTTAGGAGCGTGGCTCGCCGTTACGCGTCATCTTTCCAGCATAAGCCCGCGCTAG
- the prfB gene encoding peptide chain release factor 2 (programmed frameshift) codes for MLETNPIHNQIKDLSERTDVLRGYLDYAERKDRLEEVSRELEDPNVWNDPDYAQKLGKERASLEAIVATIDELDQGLADSRDLLELAEMEDDEGTVDEVRKELDSLQVALEKLEFRRMFSGEMDQNNAYLDIQSGSGGTEAQDWANILLRMYLRWAESHGFKAEIIEISAGEVAGIKSASLHIQGDYAFGWLRTETGVHRLVRKSPFDSGGRRHTSFASVFLSPEIDDSFEVEINPSDLRVDTYRSSGAGGQHVNTTDSAVRITHEPSGIVVACQNQRSQHANRDFAMKQLKAKLWEHEMQKRNAAKQEAEDSKADIGWGSQIRSYVLDDQRIKDLRTGVQSSNCDKVLDGDLDQFIVASLKQGL; via the exons ATGTTGGAAACTAACCCGATTCATAACCAGATCAAGGACCTGTCTGAGCGGACAGATGTTCTTAGGGGGTATCTT GACTATGCCGAGCGTAAAGATCGGCTAGAAGAAGTTTCCCGTGAGCTAGAAGACCCCAACGTCTGGAATGACCCCGATTACGCCCAGAAACTGGGTAAAGAGCGTGCCTCTCTCGAAGCCATAGTGGCGACCATTGACGAGCTTGATCAAGGCTTGGCCGATAGCCGTGACCTACTAGAGCTCGCCGAGATGGAAGATGATGAAGGCACCGTTGACGAAGTGCGCAAAGAGCTTGATAGCCTGCAAGTGGCGCTAGAGAAGCTTGAGTTTCGCCGCATGTTTTCTGGTGAAATGGATCAGAATAACGCCTATCTTGATATCCAGTCGGGTTCTGGCGGCACAGAAGCTCAAGATTGGGCGAATATTCTGCTGCGGATGTACCTGCGCTGGGCGGAGAGCCACGGTTTTAAAGCTGAGATTATCGAAATTTCCGCAGGCGAAGTTGCTGGTATTAAATCGGCGTCGCTGCATATTCAAGGCGACTACGCCTTTGGTTGGCTACGTACTGAAACCGGTGTTCACCGCTTGGTGCGTAAAAGTCCATTTGATTCTGGTGGCCGTCGGCATACCTCGTTTGCCTCCGTCTTTTTGTCGCCGGAAATCGACGATAGCTTTGAAGTCGAAATTAACCCTTCAGACCTGCGGGTAGACACTTACCGCTCCAGTGGTGCTGGTGGTCAGCACGTTAACACCACCGATTCAGCGGTGCGTATTACCCACGAGCCTAGCGGCATTGTGGTGGCGTGTCAGAACCAACGTAGTCAGCACGCTAACCGCGACTTCGCCATGAAGCAGTTAAAAGCGAAGCTGTGGGAACACGAAATGCAAAAGCGCAATGCGGCCAAGCAGGAAGCGGAGGACTCTAAAGCCGATATTGGCTGGGGTAGCCAAATTCGCTCTTATGTACTGGACGATCAGCGTATTAAAGACCTGCGTACCGGCGTGCAGTCCAGTAACTGCGATAAAGTGCTCGACGGTGATTTAGACCAGTTTATCGTCGCCAGCCTGAAGCAGGGTTTGTAA
- the lysS gene encoding lysine--tRNA ligase, protein MANQDASSAENENHLIAERRAKLAAHRERTAEQGKSAFPNDFRRDSLTSELQNLLGEKEKAELEALDHYASVAGRVMRKRGPFIVIQDVAGQIQLYVDKKGLPEDVLEDIKGWDIGDIVAARGPVHKSGKGDLYVMMVEAQLLTKSLRPLPDKFHGLTDQEARYRQRYVDLIMNPQSRKVFETRAAVISSMRRFFEARGFMEVETPMLQPIPGGAAARPFITHHNALDIDMYLRIAPELYLKRLVVGGFEKVFEINRNFRNEGLSTRHNPEFTMVEFYWAYADYRDLLDMTEAMLRTAAQEVLGTTTIVYQGASYDFGKPFNRLTLRQSILDHGDGISDADLDTLDAARAAAEKLGIKVKESWGLGKVQTEIFEEVAEHKLDQPTFITEYPAEVSPLARRNDANPFVTDRFEFFVGGREIANGFSELNDAEDQAERFREQAAEKDAGDLEAMYYDADYVRALEYGMPPTAGEGIGIDRLVMLFTDSPSIRDVLLFPAMRPEVD, encoded by the coding sequence ATGGCTAACCAAGACGCGTCTTCTGCAGAAAACGAAAACCACCTGATTGCTGAGCGCCGCGCGAAGCTCGCGGCTCACCGTGAGCGTACGGCTGAGCAGGGTAAGAGCGCTTTCCCGAACGACTTCCGCCGCGACAGCTTAACCAGCGAGTTGCAAAATCTGCTGGGCGAAAAAGAGAAAGCGGAACTGGAAGCGCTTGACCATTATGCGTCAGTGGCAGGGCGTGTCATGCGTAAGCGGGGCCCCTTTATCGTGATTCAGGATGTGGCCGGCCAGATCCAGCTCTACGTAGATAAAAAGGGACTGCCTGAAGACGTACTGGAGGACATCAAAGGTTGGGATATTGGCGATATTGTTGCCGCTCGAGGCCCTGTGCATAAATCGGGCAAAGGTGACTTGTACGTCATGATGGTGGAAGCACAGCTACTCACCAAGAGCCTGCGCCCGCTGCCCGATAAGTTTCATGGTTTGACGGACCAGGAGGCGCGCTACCGCCAGCGCTATGTTGACCTGATTATGAATCCGCAGTCTCGTAAAGTGTTTGAGACTCGGGCAGCGGTAATCAGCTCCATGCGACGCTTCTTTGAAGCCCGTGGTTTTATGGAAGTTGAAACACCAATGCTGCAGCCAATTCCTGGCGGTGCTGCGGCTCGGCCGTTTATTACCCACCACAATGCGCTGGATATTGATATGTACCTGCGTATTGCTCCTGAGCTTTACCTCAAGCGCCTAGTGGTGGGCGGGTTTGAAAAAGTTTTTGAAATTAATCGTAATTTCCGTAATGAAGGACTGTCCACTCGACATAACCCCGAGTTTACGATGGTTGAGTTCTATTGGGCATACGCAGACTATCGCGACCTGCTTGATATGACTGAAGCGATGCTGCGCACGGCAGCGCAAGAAGTGCTGGGTACTACTACCATTGTCTATCAAGGCGCCAGCTATGACTTCGGCAAGCCTTTTAATCGCCTGACGCTGCGCCAGTCAATTCTTGATCACGGTGATGGCATCAGCGATGCTGATCTGGATACGCTGGACGCAGCACGGGCAGCGGCCGAAAAGCTCGGCATCAAGGTCAAAGAGAGCTGGGGGCTAGGCAAAGTTCAGACCGAGATCTTCGAAGAGGTGGCCGAGCACAAGCTGGATCAGCCGACGTTCATTACCGAGTACCCGGCGGAAGTCAGCCCGTTGGCACGCCGCAACGACGCCAATCCCTTTGTCACTGACCGCTTTGAGTTTTTCGTGGGTGGTCGAGAAATCGCCAATGGTTTCTCGGAGCTTAATGATGCTGAAGACCAGGCCGAGCGTTTCCGCGAGCAGGCTGCTGAAAAAGATGCTGGCGACTTGGAGGCTATGTACTACGATGCCGACTACGTGCGTGCGCTTGAGTACGGCATGCCACCTACGGCAGGTGAGGGCATTGGTATTGATCGTTTAGTGATGCTATTTACCGATAGCCCTTCCATTCGCGATGTGCTGTTGTTCCCGGCAATGCGCCCCGAGGTGGATTAA
- a CDS encoding BolA family protein, which yields MAMQTQIEQKLAALAPDVLHVENESYMHNVPANSETHFKVTLVSDSFDGIMPVKRHQQIYALLADELTGPVHALALHLYTSKEWQARGGERPDSPNCRGGGK from the coding sequence ATGGCGATGCAGACACAAATAGAGCAGAAGTTAGCGGCGTTGGCCCCGGACGTGCTGCACGTAGAAAACGAAAGCTATATGCACAACGTGCCGGCAAACTCCGAAACCCACTTCAAGGTTACTCTGGTGAGCGATAGCTTCGACGGCATAATGCCGGTGAAGCGCCATCAGCAAATTTATGCCCTGCTGGCCGATGAGCTGACTGGCCCGGTACACGCCCTGGCGCTACATCTGTATACCTCAAAAGAGTGGCAGGCTAGGGGAGGGGAGCGCCCTGATTCACCCAACTGTCGCGGCGGCGGCAAGTGA
- the rsmD gene encoding 16S rRNA (guanine(966)-N(2))-methyltransferase RsmD, producing the protein MKRQRPPRSSTTRSAARSPSSRHSDARPAGKLRIIGGEFRRRQLPVLDHPGLRPTPDRVRETLFNWLGQQLYGKQVLDLFAGTGALGIEALSRGASQVTFVERDSRVATLIRDNLVTLNATQGVVVTTDALTFLNSPGQPADVVFLDPPFHQGLAAPCCAALEAGGWLASDAIIYLETEQALTPEVPANWKLHRETRAGESTARLYYRQPA; encoded by the coding sequence ATGAAACGACAACGTCCCCCACGCTCATCAACTACTCGCTCAGCGGCACGCTCTCCCTCCTCCCGGCACTCTGATGCTAGGCCTGCGGGTAAGCTGCGTATTATCGGTGGTGAATTTCGCCGCCGCCAGCTTCCCGTGCTCGATCATCCAGGATTAAGGCCCACCCCGGACCGAGTGCGCGAAACGCTGTTTAATTGGCTCGGCCAACAGCTTTATGGCAAGCAAGTACTGGACCTCTTCGCCGGTACAGGCGCACTGGGAATTGAGGCACTTTCCCGAGGAGCTTCTCAGGTTACCTTTGTTGAACGCGATAGCCGAGTGGCTACGCTGATTCGCGATAATCTAGTCACTCTTAACGCTACCCAAGGAGTGGTCGTCACCACTGATGCGCTGACATTTCTTAATTCGCCAGGCCAGCCTGCAGATGTTGTCTTTCTTGACCCACCGTTTCACCAGGGGCTTGCCGCCCCCTGCTGCGCAGCACTGGAAGCAGGCGGCTGGCTAGCGAGTGACGCAATCATCTACTTGGAAACCGAGCAGGCGCTCACTCCAGAGGTGCCAGCGAACTGGAAACTACATCGCGAAACCCGTGCTGGAGAAAGTACTGCCAGGCTCTATTATCGACAGCCAGCGTAA
- the zapB gene encoding cell division protein ZapB produces the protein MSLELFNQLEQKVTDTVEALEMMKLENEELQSENAQLKQEREEWERRLQSVLSKFDGMNDSSAA, from the coding sequence ATGAGTCTTGAATTATTTAACCAGCTAGAGCAGAAAGTCACCGATACCGTCGAGGCATTGGAGATGATGAAATTGGAGAACGAAGAACTGCAGAGCGAAAATGCACAGCTCAAACAGGAGCGTGAAGAGTGGGAGCGCCGCTTACAGAGCGTACTCAGCAAGTTTGACGGTATGAACGACAGCAGTGCTGCCTAA
- the rpoH gene encoding RNA polymerase sigma factor RpoH, which translates to MSTSLIPVGQLSPGHDLGGYIQAVNGIPVLNVEEERELAFRLHDEGDLEAARRLVLSHLRFVVHIARSYSGYGLPQADLIQEGNVGLMKAVKRFDPNQGVRLVSFAVHWIKAEIHEFVLRNWRIVKIATTKAQRKLFFNLRSAKKRLAWLNNDEVNAIAKDLDVKPEVVRDMEGRLSAFDAGYDASPGEDDESTYQAPAYFLDDASADPASQIEDSDFEEDSTRRLQLALKDLDERSRDILQRRWLTDDKATLHDLADVYGVSAERIRQLEKNAMKKLRQKMGEAIAA; encoded by the coding sequence ATGAGCACTAGTCTTATACCGGTGGGACAGCTTTCTCCAGGCCATGACCTGGGCGGCTATATTCAAGCGGTCAACGGTATTCCTGTTCTTAATGTTGAGGAGGAGCGCGAGCTGGCTTTCCGCCTCCATGACGAAGGGGATCTTGAAGCTGCACGCCGTCTGGTGCTTTCGCACTTGCGTTTTGTTGTGCATATCGCTCGTAGTTATTCAGGCTACGGCCTGCCGCAAGCGGATCTAATCCAGGAAGGCAACGTTGGCTTGATGAAAGCAGTCAAACGTTTTGACCCTAACCAGGGCGTCCGCTTGGTATCGTTTGCTGTACATTGGATCAAAGCAGAGATCCATGAATTTGTGCTGCGTAATTGGCGGATTGTAAAAATCGCCACGACGAAAGCCCAGCGTAAGCTGTTCTTTAACCTGCGTAGCGCCAAAAAGCGTTTAGCTTGGCTGAATAACGACGAAGTCAACGCTATCGCTAAAGATCTTGATGTTAAGCCAGAAGTTGTACGTGATATGGAAGGTCGTCTTTCGGCGTTTGACGCAGGCTATGATGCCTCGCCCGGCGAAGATGATGAGAGCACTTATCAAGCGCCTGCATACTTCCTGGACGACGCCTCGGCTGACCCTGCGTCACAGATAGAAGATAGCGACTTTGAAGAAGATTCTACCCGTCGCCTGCAACTGGCACTGAAGGACCTTGATGAGCGGTCCCGGGATATTTTGCAGCGTCGTTGGCTGACTGATGATAAAGCAACACTGCACGACCTTGCTGATGTGTATGGTGTGAGTGCTGAGCGTATTCGTCAGCTCGAAAAGAACGCGATGAAAAAGCTGCGCCAGAAAATGGGCGAAGCAATTGCTGCTTAA
- the ftsE gene encoding cell division ATP-binding protein FtsE, whose amino-acid sequence MIAFEHVGKRYGGRFEALAHLNFRVARGEMVFLTGHSGAGKSSLLRLIMRLEKPSRGRVVVAGHDIAQLHPSQVPFYRRQIGVVFQDHQLLFDRSVFSNVSLPLEIQGLEPREAARRVRAALDKVGLLHREKALPVELSGGEQQRVGIARAVVNKPALLLADEPTGNLDPQLSADIMALFEDFNRIGTTVMIASHDLALIARLRHRILRLRDGRLIADEGAV is encoded by the coding sequence ATGATCGCTTTTGAACATGTGGGGAAGCGCTACGGAGGGCGTTTTGAAGCGCTAGCGCACCTGAATTTCCGCGTTGCGAGAGGGGAAATGGTGTTTCTTACCGGCCATTCCGGGGCGGGGAAAAGCTCTCTGCTGCGGCTGATTATGCGCCTTGAGAAACCCAGTCGCGGTCGTGTTGTGGTGGCAGGGCATGATATCGCTCAGCTACACCCTAGTCAGGTGCCGTTTTATCGGCGACAAATTGGTGTGGTGTTTCAGGACCACCAACTACTGTTTGACCGAAGCGTATTCAGCAATGTCTCGCTACCACTGGAAATTCAGGGGCTAGAGCCTCGGGAAGCAGCGCGACGCGTGCGTGCTGCATTGGACAAGGTGGGGCTTTTGCACCGCGAGAAAGCGCTACCGGTGGAGCTTTCTGGTGGTGAGCAGCAGCGGGTAGGTATTGCCCGTGCAGTAGTCAATAAGCCCGCTTTGTTGCTTGCTGATGAGCCGACTGGAAACCTAGACCCGCAACTCTCCGCCGATATTATGGCGCTGTTTGAAGACTTCAATCGGATCGGCACCACAGTAATGATTGCCAGCCACGATTTGGCGCTGATCGCTCGGTTGCGCCACCGTATTTTGCGCCTGCGCGATGGACGTTTAATTGCCGACGAGGGGGCTGTATGA
- the rimI gene encoding ribosomal protein S18-alanine N-acetyltransferase yields MISQLTPAHAALLHVLESKANSGASPQQLIDALGDPNTQVVGHWQQNVLTGYAIVVRLPFDAELQAIGVLPACQGQGVGQQLLGEVIACAQLWHSERLLLEVRASNQRAIRLYHQQGFHEDGRRRDYYPAAQGATGREDALLMSLPC; encoded by the coding sequence GTGATTAGTCAGCTAACGCCTGCTCATGCCGCTTTACTGCACGTCCTCGAATCTAAAGCGAATAGCGGCGCAAGCCCACAGCAGCTTATTGATGCGCTAGGCGACCCGAACACACAGGTAGTGGGCCACTGGCAGCAAAACGTATTAACTGGCTATGCCATAGTGGTGCGTTTACCGTTTGATGCCGAACTGCAGGCCATCGGTGTATTACCAGCATGCCAAGGGCAGGGGGTTGGGCAGCAACTGCTCGGTGAGGTAATCGCTTGTGCCCAACTGTGGCACAGCGAACGGTTACTGCTTGAAGTGCGGGCGAGCAACCAGCGTGCTATTCGGCTTTATCATCAGCAGGGCTTTCATGAAGATGGCCGCCGCCGAGACTACTACCCGGCAGCGCAAGGCGCTACCGGGCGTGAGGACGCGCTACTAATGTCGCTGCCCTGCTAG